A genomic region of Streptomyces rimosus contains the following coding sequences:
- a CDS encoding phage holin family protein has protein sequence MSDFVDHRTARPDGRPVNELVTQASEQLSSLVRDEMRLAQSELARKGKRFGVGGGLLGGAGTVAFLAAQALVATAIIALGLVLPLWAAGLVVVGALLVLAAVLGLLGRQRIRRATPPVPEEAVHSVRQDIETIKERARR, from the coding sequence ATGAGCGACTTCGTGGATCACCGGACGGCCCGGCCGGACGGCAGGCCGGTCAACGAACTGGTCACCCAGGCGTCGGAGCAGCTGTCCAGCCTGGTACGCGACGAGATGCGCCTGGCGCAGTCGGAACTGGCGCGCAAGGGAAAGCGCTTCGGTGTGGGCGGCGGGCTGCTCGGCGGGGCCGGGACGGTGGCGTTCCTGGCCGCCCAGGCGCTGGTGGCCACCGCGATCATCGCGCTCGGGCTGGTGCTGCCGCTGTGGGCCGCCGGCCTCGTGGTCGTGGGCGCGCTGCTGGTGCTGGCGGCGGTCCTCGGTCTGCTGGGGCGGCAGCGGATCCGGCGGGCCACCCCGCCGGTGCCCGAGGAGGCGGTGCACAGCGTCCGCCAGGACATCGAGACGATCAAGGAGAGGGCCCGGCGATGA
- a CDS encoding ATP-dependent 6-phosphofructokinase has protein sequence MRIGVLTAGGDCPGLNAVIRSVVHRALTGHDDEVIGFEDGFKGLLDGRFRKLDLDAVSGILARGGTILGSARLERARLREACENGKDLAREYGIDVLIPIGGEGTLTASKMLADAGLPIVGVPKTIDNDISATDRTFGFDTAVGVATEAIDRLKTTAESHQRVMVVEVMGRHAGWIALESGMAGGAHGICLPERPFDVNDLVKMVEERFDRGKKFAVVCVAEGAHPAEGTMDYGHGEIDQYGHERFQGIGTALARELEHRLGKEARPVILGHVQRGGTPTAYDRVLATRFGWHAVEAAHRGDFGQMTALRGTDIVMSPLADAVTELKRVPVNRMQEAESVF, from the coding sequence ATGCGTATCGGAGTCCTCACCGCAGGCGGCGACTGCCCCGGCCTCAACGCTGTGATCCGTTCAGTGGTGCACCGGGCGCTGACGGGCCACGACGACGAGGTCATCGGTTTCGAGGACGGCTTCAAGGGCCTGCTCGACGGCCGTTTCCGCAAGCTGGACCTGGACGCGGTCAGCGGCATCCTCGCCCGCGGCGGAACGATCCTCGGCTCCGCCCGCCTGGAGCGCGCCCGGCTGCGCGAGGCGTGCGAGAACGGCAAGGACCTCGCGCGTGAGTACGGCATCGACGTGCTCATTCCCATCGGCGGCGAGGGCACGCTCACCGCGTCCAAGATGCTCGCCGACGCCGGTCTGCCGATCGTCGGTGTGCCCAAGACCATCGACAACGACATCTCCGCCACCGACCGCACCTTCGGCTTCGACACCGCGGTCGGCGTCGCGACCGAGGCCATCGACCGCCTGAAGACGACCGCCGAGTCGCACCAGCGGGTCATGGTCGTCGAGGTCATGGGCCGGCACGCGGGCTGGATCGCGCTGGAGTCCGGCATGGCCGGCGGCGCCCACGGCATCTGCCTGCCGGAGCGCCCCTTCGACGTGAACGACCTGGTGAAGATGGTCGAGGAGCGCTTCGACCGGGGCAAGAAGTTCGCCGTCGTCTGCGTCGCCGAGGGCGCCCACCCCGCCGAGGGCACGATGGACTACGGCCACGGTGAGATCGACCAGTACGGCCACGAGCGCTTCCAGGGCATCGGCACCGCCCTCGCCCGCGAGCTGGAGCACCGCCTCGGCAAGGAGGCCCGCCCGGTCATCCTCGGCCACGTCCAGCGCGGCGGCACGCCCACCGCGTACGACCGTGTGCTCGCCACCCGCTTCGGCTGGCACGCCGTCGAGGCCGCGCACCGCGGCGACTTCGGCCAGATGACCGCCCTGCGCGGCACGGACATCGTGATGAGCCCGCTGGCCGACGCGGTCACCGAGCTGAAGCGGGTGCCGGTGAACCGCATGCAGGAGGCCGAGTCGGTCTTCTGA
- the pta gene encoding phosphate acetyltransferase — protein MTRSVYVTGIDRGDGRQVVELGVMELLTRHVDRVGVFRPLVHDGPDRLFELLRARYRLSQPAETVYGMGYEEAARLQAEQGTDELVSQLVERFHQVARDHEYVLVLGSDYAATSLPAELNLNARLANEFGAAVLAVVGGQGQEAESVGAEARNAYRAYHSLGCDVVALIVNRVAPELHAAVAEQVAARLPVPCYALPEDGALSAPTVGQIVHALGAEVLLGDDSGLARDARDFVFGGAMLPTFLKALTPGCLVVTPGDRADLVIGSLAAHSAGAPPIAGVLLTLDERPGPDIMALANRLAPGTPVISVAGGSFPTAAELFAIEGKLNAAAPRKAETALGLFERHVDTAELTNRISVARSGRVTPMMFEHELIERSRSGRRRVVLPEGTEERVLRAADVLLRRDVCDLTLLGEEKAIRKRAADLAIDLADAQIIDPQVSPLRERFAELYGKLRAHKGVTYELAYDVVADVSYFGTLMVQEGLADGMVSGAVHSTAATIRPAFEIIKTKPGAQIVSSVFFMCLADRVLVYGDCAVNPDPNAEQLADIAIQSAATAAQFGVEPRIAMLSYSTGTSGSGADVDKVRKATELVRERRPDLLVEGPIQYDAAVDAAVAKTKLPDSEVAGRATVLVFPDLNTGNNTYKAVQRSAGAVAVGPVLQGLRKPVNDLSRGALVQDIVNTVAITAIQAQGAAPGGSPAADA, from the coding sequence GTGACGCGCAGCGTGTACGTGACCGGGATCGACCGCGGCGACGGCCGGCAGGTCGTCGAGCTGGGAGTCATGGAGCTCCTGACCCGCCATGTGGACCGGGTGGGGGTCTTCCGCCCGCTGGTCCACGACGGACCCGACCGCCTGTTCGAACTGCTGCGGGCGCGCTACCGCCTCTCCCAGCCCGCGGAGACCGTGTACGGCATGGGCTACGAGGAGGCCGCCCGCCTCCAGGCCGAGCAGGGCACCGACGAGCTGGTCTCCCAGCTCGTCGAGCGCTTCCACCAGGTGGCCAGGGACCACGAGTACGTCCTCGTGCTCGGCTCCGACTACGCGGCCACCAGCCTGCCGGCCGAGCTGAACCTCAACGCCCGGCTGGCCAACGAGTTCGGCGCCGCGGTGCTGGCCGTCGTCGGGGGCCAGGGCCAGGAGGCCGAGTCGGTCGGCGCCGAGGCCCGCAACGCCTACCGCGCCTACCACTCGCTGGGCTGCGACGTCGTCGCGCTGATCGTGAACCGGGTGGCGCCCGAGCTGCACGCCGCCGTGGCCGAGCAGGTCGCCGCCCGCCTGCCGGTGCCCTGCTACGCGCTCCCGGAGGACGGCGCGCTCTCCGCGCCCACCGTCGGCCAGATCGTGCACGCGCTCGGCGCCGAGGTGCTGCTCGGCGACGACTCGGGGCTGGCCCGCGACGCCCGCGACTTCGTCTTCGGCGGCGCCATGCTGCCCACCTTCCTCAAGGCGCTGACCCCCGGCTGCCTGGTCGTGACCCCCGGCGACCGCGCCGACCTGGTCATCGGCTCGCTCGCCGCGCACAGCGCGGGCGCCCCGCCCATCGCGGGCGTGCTGCTGACCCTGGACGAGCGGCCCGGCCCGGACATCATGGCGCTGGCCAACCGGCTGGCCCCCGGCACCCCCGTGATCTCGGTGGCCGGCGGCTCCTTCCCGACCGCGGCCGAGCTGTTCGCCATCGAGGGCAAGCTGAACGCCGCCGCGCCGCGCAAGGCGGAGACCGCGCTCGGCCTGTTCGAGCGGCATGTGGACACCGCGGAGCTGACGAACCGTATCTCCGTCGCCCGCTCCGGCCGCGTCACGCCGATGATGTTCGAGCACGAGCTGATCGAGCGCTCCCGCTCGGGCCGTCGCCGGGTCGTGCTGCCCGAGGGCACCGAGGAGCGGGTGCTGCGCGCCGCCGACGTACTGCTGCGCCGCGACGTGTGCGACCTGACGCTGCTCGGCGAGGAGAAGGCGATCCGCAAGCGCGCCGCCGACCTCGCCATCGACCTGGCCGACGCACAGATCATCGACCCGCAGGTCTCCCCGCTGCGCGAGCGCTTCGCCGAGCTGTACGGCAAGCTCCGTGCCCACAAGGGCGTCACCTACGAGCTGGCGTACGACGTGGTCGCGGACGTGTCGTACTTCGGCACCCTGATGGTGCAGGAGGGCCTGGCCGACGGCATGGTCTCCGGCGCGGTGCACTCCACCGCGGCCACCATCCGCCCCGCCTTCGAGATCATCAAGACAAAGCCGGGCGCGCAGATCGTCTCCTCGGTGTTCTTCATGTGCCTGGCCGACCGCGTGCTGGTCTACGGCGACTGCGCGGTCAACCCGGACCCGAACGCGGAGCAGCTGGCGGACATCGCCATCCAGTCGGCGGCCACCGCCGCGCAGTTCGGCGTCGAGCCGCGGATCGCGATGCTGTCGTACTCCACCGGCACCTCCGGCTCCGGCGCGGACGTCGACAAGGTGCGCAAGGCCACCGAGCTGGTCCGCGAGCGCCGCCCCGACCTGCTGGTGGAGGGCCCGATCCAGTACGACGCGGCGGTGGACGCCGCGGTGGCCAAGACCAAGCTGCCGGACTCCGAGGTCGCCGGCCGGGCCACCGTCCTGGTCTTCCCCGACCTGAACACCGGCAACAACACCTACAAGGCCGTCCAGCGCTCGGCGGGCGCGGTCGCCGTCGGCCCGGTCCTCCAGGGTCTGCGCAAGCCGGTCAACGACCTCTCGCGCGGCGCGCTGGTCCAGGACATCGTCAACACCGTGGCCATCACGGCCATCCAGGCGCAGGGCGCGGCACCGGGCGGCTCGCCCGCCGCCGACGCCTGA